From one Culex quinquefasciatus strain JHB chromosome 3, VPISU_Cqui_1.0_pri_paternal, whole genome shotgun sequence genomic stretch:
- the LOC6032758 gene encoding TBC1 domain family member 4 isoform X1 — MKTRLTTLTWRGSASVDPRFSASMLPWSIADIRNHESYVTLSVGIENGHLEAYNTDFELQFVHQLKYILGYCRVNVKQEKGKKNSDFLIPKSNSTRVLPITIGNDNVAEIYGPEYGLVYLLKTPQDPLLHIHLYECEKYDQMAELMQQMRDPASIGTGGSVGSIPQSIVSSSGANSNDIHRALRGQGIHSTPASNLKLSEQMRHAQHDSSPIQNGASQANGQQQSAISAGGRISASKSFSGGLNHSASGGNIQASGSVSSSLSSLPDISANNSQFFEVLYVGKIKVSHKRVPFTFIDDALPKFKAYDAQKLKQQLDAARKTNGDESSDQNSSETSSNGQPTQAGLNRISESNESQSVPAESEQDSISSSSNNSSPATSQADNKENNLPLAQAPDDAEVFRGRRVSHFDIPAKKVDSKEEDSNNDESTTSKNTNGCTKVDEYQRSVSLQQPQKDSKSSSDEDVPVRRDRSASIGSIPVVEQNRTMVFLIGQTDLRLISPDRKQVLLHKEFRDVASCAQGQKNADHFGIICRDMNNDGYIGYVFKCQSENVADEIIIAISQAFMVCSEQKQKDKATAQIYSCEHCPMLWYHKLCSDTEGLSDKKTQYMIFKRIDTTLTDDEQRLLMEKYHGAEEAAGHSLGEQNQFLMMLLRAHCESKQQRHVHDTAENRTEFLNQYLGGSGIFMKAKRSLTSSFDHLLKRRTSKDDFSGSVTSIKDSTSSGDLRAGNDLEPQPRSRASTIGSSPSLSRKNSDFGVPTAAPQLKSPMMDIFIKVGNSPRENSSHAGSWRQAMLHRVVTPSKNLKVTGTEYMSPLRNPHVSTRKRTRADLRELWRVAIKQTIILNRMDKENARLQARQNQIKSNEIKRIKLEYDEISSCDQQAVEIWENFLSASSVEAVHTRKDPKVLYQAIKNGVPRAKRGEIWKFLANQHSFSTPPVDTADFPNYNTPYQTLLKNLTEHQHAIFIDLGRTFPDHKYYKDALGVGQLSLFNLLKAYSILDPELGYCQGLGFICAVLLLHLEEADAFDLLKHLMFKRQMRAKYLPDMKQFQLQLYQLSRLLKDHIPELYDWFDQHDISPTLYAAPWILTVFSSHFPLGFVARVFDLLFLESFDVIFRCAIALLEVHKEQLLQRDNFEEIMNYLKTVVPKISADVMEKVFRNVFKSDFSRQLIEYQVEYNVLKEEMTSQNHHLENFNRVKEENQQLETQLQFAQSSLAQLEKTRQAQQNQIQNLQTQVQTLENTVHTLVRFVEHSTESKPDYVLPNEVCRILQQVQELQPQHGQQKKRSPIFVDRKIGKSISFNSNLGLALNVLEEANEADSASGTPTKKKPFFQSSFEQIRQQKAGLRLNKLDECNSPEHGSADRNGGGAGMKLNSASDDSGIATPISPQMHAPSTTPMVAECRPLVPSMLDMHPLSGDVNVQFNGTTQLKSIKPRVQSRQNSVSSIVSDLGDLAGQQPGFMNRS; from the exons ATGGCCGAGCTGATGCAGCAGATGCGTGATCCAGCCTCGATCGGGACCGGCGGTTCGGTCGGCAGTATTCCGCAGAGCATCGTGTCGTCCAGTGGTGCCAACTCGAACGACATCCACCGGGCGTTACGCGGCCAAGGCATCCACTCGACACCGGCGTCCAACCTGAAGCTGTCGGAACAGATGCGGCATGCCCAGCATGACAGCAGTCCGATCCAGAACGGGGCGAGCCAGGCCAATGGGCAGCAGCAGAGCGCGATCTCGGCGGGAGGACGGATTTCCGCCTCGAAGAGTTTCTCCGGCGGGTTGAACCACTCGGCCAGCGGCGGCAACATCCAGGCCAGCGGAAGTGTATCGTCGAGTCTGTCCTCGCTGCCGGACATTTCCGCCAACAACTCGCAGTTCTTCGAGGTGCTGTACGTGGGCAAGATCAAGGTGTCCCACAAGCGCGTGCCGTTCACGTTCATCGACGACGCGCTGCCCAAGTTCAAGGCGTACGACGCGCAAAAGCTCAAGCAGCAGCTCGACGCGGCGCGGAAG ACAAATGGCGACGAATCTTCCGATCAGAACTCGTCGGAAACATCTTCCAACGGCCAACCGACGCAAGCGGGCCTAAACAGGATCAGCGAGTCCAACGAGTCACAGTCGGTTCCAGCAGAGTCCGAACAAGacagcatcagcagcagcagcaacaacagcagcccTGCTACATCCCAAGCCGATAACAAGGAAAACAATCTTCCGTTGGCGCAGGCACCCGACGACGCCGAGGTCTTCCGAGGCCGGAGGGTCAGCCACTTTGACATACCGGCCAAGAAGGT TGATTCGAAGGAGGAAGATTCAAACAACGACGAGAGCACTACTAGCAAAAATACTAACGGTTGCACAAAAGTCGACGAGTACCAAAGATCGGTATCGCTGCAGCAGCCACAGAAAGATTCAAAGTCATCTTCTGATGagga cgtTCCGGTGCGCCGCGATCGATCCGCCTCGATCGGGTCGATTCCGGTCGTGGAGCAGAACCGCACAATGGTCTTCCTGATTGGCCAGACGGATCTGCGGCTGATAAGCCCCGATCGCAAGCAGGTGCTGCTGCACAAGGAGTTCCGCGACGTGGCCAGTTGTGCCCAGGGCCAGAAGAACGCCGACCACTTTGGCATCATCTGCCGGGACATGAACAACGACGGCTACATCGGGTACGTGTTCAAGTGCCAGTCGGAGAACGTCGCGGACGAGATTATCATCGCGATCAGTCAGGCGTTTATGGTGTGCTCGGAGCAGAAGCAAAAGGACAAGGCGACGGCCCAGATCTACTCGTGCGAGCACTGTCCGATGCTGTGGTACCACAAGCTGTGCTCGGACACGGAAGGGTTGAGCGATAAGAAGACGCAGTACATGATCTTCAAGCGAATAGACACCACACTGACGGACGACGAGCAGCGACTGCTGATGGAGAAGTATCACGGAGCGGAAGAAGCTGCCGGGCACAGTCTGGGCGAGCAGAACCAGTTCCTGATGATGCTGTTGAGGGCTCACTGTGAGTCCAAACAGCAGCGCCACGTACACGATACGGCCGAGAACAGGACGGAGTTCTTGAACCAATATCTGGGTGGGAGTGGAATCTTCATGAAGGCGAAACGATCGCTGACGAGTTCGTTTGATCATTTGTTGAAACGCCGTACGAGCAAGGACGACTTCAGCGGTAGCGTCACTTCGATCAAAGATTCCACCTCATCGGGTGATCTGCGAGCTGGCAACGATCTGGAACCCCAGCCAAGATCTCGTGCATCTACCATCGGATCCAGTCCTTCGCTGAGCCGAAAGAACTCGGACTTTGGCGTACCGACTGCAGCACCGCAACTCAAGTCACCCATGATGGATAT CTTCATCAAGGTTGGCAACAGTCCGCGGGAAAACTCCAGCCACGCCGGCTCGTGGCGCCAGGCGATGCTCCATCGGGTCGTAACGCCCTCGAAAAATCTCAAAGTGACCGGCACCGAGTACATGTCTCCGCTGAGAAATCCCCACGTCAGCACCCGGAAGCGAACTCGCGCCGATTTGCGCGAACTGTGGCGTGTGGCCATCAAGCAGACTATCATCCTGAACCGCATGGACAAGGAGAACGCGCGACTCCAAGCGCGCCAGAACCAGATCAAATCGAACGAAATCAAACGCATCAAGCTGGAGTACGACGAGATTTCGAGCTGTGACCAGCAGGCGGTTGAGATCTGGGAGAACTTCTTGAGCGCATCCTCGGTGGAGGCCGTCCACACCCGCAAGGATCCCAAAGTGCTCTACCAAGCGATTAAAAACGGAGTTCCACGCGCCAAACGGGGAGAAATCTGGAAGTTTCTCGCGAATCAGCACTCTTTCAGTACGCCCCCGGTGGACACGGCCGATTTCCCCAACTACAACACTCCGTACCAGACGCTGCTGAAGAATTTGACCGAGCATCAGCACGCGATCTTTATCGATTTGG GACGAACGTTCCCCGATCACAAGTACTACAAGGACGCCCTCGGGGTGGGTCAGCTGTCGCTGTTTAACTTGCTCAAGGCGTACTCTATCCTGGACCCCGAACTTGGCTACTGCCAAGGGTTGGGCTTTATCTGTGCCGTTCTGCTGCTGCAT CTCGAGGAGGCGGACGCGTTCGATCTGCTCAAGCATCTGATGTTCAAGCGGCAGATGCGCGCCAAATATCTGCCCGACATGAAGCAGTTCCAGCTGCAACTGTACCAGCTATCCCGTCTGCTCAAGGACCACATCCCGGAGCTGTACGACTGGTTCGACCAGCACGACATCTCTCCTACACTGTACGCGGCGCCCTGGATCTTGACCGTGTTCAGTTCGCACTTTCCGCTGGGATTCGTGGCCCGGGTGTTTGACCTGCTGTTTTTGGAGTCGTTCGATGTGATATTCAGGTGTGCGATCGCACTGTTGGAGGTCCACAAAGAGCAGCTGCTGCAGCGGGATAACTTTGAGGAAATTATGAACTATTTGAAGACGGTCGTTCCAAAGATCAGCGCCGATGTAATGGAGAAGGTTTTTCGGAATGTGTTCAAGTCCGATTTCTCTCGGCAACTGATCGAATACCAAGTCGAATATAACGTGCTGAAGGAGGAGATGACTTCGCAGAATCAtcacttggaaaattttaaccGCGTGAAGGAGGAAAACCAGCAGTTGGAAACGCAGCTGCAATTTGCTCAATCTAGCTTGGCGCAGCTGGAGAAGACTCGCCAGGCGCAGCAGAACCAAATTCAGAACCTTCAAACGCAGGTTCAAACGCTGGAGAACACCGTTCACACGTTGGTTCGGTTTGTCGAGCATTCAACGGAGAGCAAGCCCGATTACGTGCTACCGAACGAGGTTTGCCGGATCTTGCAGCAGGTTCAGGAACTGCAACCACAGCACGGCCAGCAGAAGAAGCGATCGCCCATTTTTGTCGATCGGAAGATCGGCAAATCGATTTCGTTCAACAGCAATTTGGGCCTGGCACTGAACGTGCTGGAGGAGGCCAACGAGGCGGACAGTGCCAGTGGAACTCCGACCAAGAAGAAGCCATTCTTTCAGAGCTCGTTCGAGCAAATCCGCCAGCAAAAGGCCGGTCTGCGCTTGAACAAACTGGACGAGTGCAACAGTCCGGAGCACGGATCTGCGGATCGGAACGGTGGTGGCGCCGGTATGAAGCTGAACAGTGCCAGCGATGACAGCGGAATCGCCACCCCAATCAGCCCGCAGATGCACGCCCCGTCGACCACCCCGATGGTGGCCGAGTGTAGACCGTTGGTTCCGAGCATGCTCGACATGCACCCGCTCAGCGGCGACGTCAACGTACAGTTCAACGGTACAACCCAGCTCAAATCCATCAAACCACGGGTACAATCGCGACAAAACTCGGTCTCGTCGATCGTGAGTGACCTCGGCGATCTCGCCGGCCAACAACCCGGCTTCATGAACCGCAGTTAA
- the LOC6032758 gene encoding TBC1 domain family member 1 isoform X2: protein MKTRLTTLTWRGSASVDPRFSASMLPWSIADIRNHESYVTLSVGIENGHLEAYNTDFELQFVHQLKYILGYCRVNVKQEKGKKNSDFLIPKSNSTRVLPITIGNDNVAEIYGPEYGLVYLLKTPQDPLLHIHLYECEKYDQMAELMQQMRDPASIGTGGSVGSIPQSIVSSSGANSNDIHRALRGQGIHSTPASNLKLSEQMRHAQHDSSPIQNGASQANGQQQSAISAGGRISASKSFSGGLNHSASGGNIQASGSVSSSLSSLPDISANNSQFFEVLYVGKIKVSHKRVPFTFIDDALPKFKAYDAQKLKQQLDAARKTNGDESSDQNSSETSSNGQPTQAGLNRISESNESQSVPAESEQDSISSSSNNSSPATSQADNKENNLPLAQAPDDAEVFRGRRVSHFDIPAKKVVPVRRDRSASIGSIPVVEQNRTMVFLIGQTDLRLISPDRKQVLLHKEFRDVASCAQGQKNADHFGIICRDMNNDGYIGYVFKCQSENVADEIIIAISQAFMVCSEQKQKDKATAQIYSCEHCPMLWYHKLCSDTEGLSDKKTQYMIFKRIDTTLTDDEQRLLMEKYHGAEEAAGHSLGEQNQFLMMLLRAHCESKQQRHVHDTAENRTEFLNQYLGGSGIFMKAKRSLTSSFDHLLKRRTSKDDFSGSVTSIKDSTSSGDLRAGNDLEPQPRSRASTIGSSPSLSRKNSDFGVPTAAPQLKSPMMDIFIKVGNSPRENSSHAGSWRQAMLHRVVTPSKNLKVTGTEYMSPLRNPHVSTRKRTRADLRELWRVAIKQTIILNRMDKENARLQARQNQIKSNEIKRIKLEYDEISSCDQQAVEIWENFLSASSVEAVHTRKDPKVLYQAIKNGVPRAKRGEIWKFLANQHSFSTPPVDTADFPNYNTPYQTLLKNLTEHQHAIFIDLGRTFPDHKYYKDALGVGQLSLFNLLKAYSILDPELGYCQGLGFICAVLLLHLEEADAFDLLKHLMFKRQMRAKYLPDMKQFQLQLYQLSRLLKDHIPELYDWFDQHDISPTLYAAPWILTVFSSHFPLGFVARVFDLLFLESFDVIFRCAIALLEVHKEQLLQRDNFEEIMNYLKTVVPKISADVMEKVFRNVFKSDFSRQLIEYQVEYNVLKEEMTSQNHHLENFNRVKEENQQLETQLQFAQSSLAQLEKTRQAQQNQIQNLQTQVQTLENTVHTLVRFVEHSTESKPDYVLPNEVCRILQQVQELQPQHGQQKKRSPIFVDRKIGKSISFNSNLGLALNVLEEANEADSASGTPTKKKPFFQSSFEQIRQQKAGLRLNKLDECNSPEHGSADRNGGGAGMKLNSASDDSGIATPISPQMHAPSTTPMVAECRPLVPSMLDMHPLSGDVNVQFNGTTQLKSIKPRVQSRQNSVSSIVSDLGDLAGQQPGFMNRS, encoded by the exons ATGGCCGAGCTGATGCAGCAGATGCGTGATCCAGCCTCGATCGGGACCGGCGGTTCGGTCGGCAGTATTCCGCAGAGCATCGTGTCGTCCAGTGGTGCCAACTCGAACGACATCCACCGGGCGTTACGCGGCCAAGGCATCCACTCGACACCGGCGTCCAACCTGAAGCTGTCGGAACAGATGCGGCATGCCCAGCATGACAGCAGTCCGATCCAGAACGGGGCGAGCCAGGCCAATGGGCAGCAGCAGAGCGCGATCTCGGCGGGAGGACGGATTTCCGCCTCGAAGAGTTTCTCCGGCGGGTTGAACCACTCGGCCAGCGGCGGCAACATCCAGGCCAGCGGAAGTGTATCGTCGAGTCTGTCCTCGCTGCCGGACATTTCCGCCAACAACTCGCAGTTCTTCGAGGTGCTGTACGTGGGCAAGATCAAGGTGTCCCACAAGCGCGTGCCGTTCACGTTCATCGACGACGCGCTGCCCAAGTTCAAGGCGTACGACGCGCAAAAGCTCAAGCAGCAGCTCGACGCGGCGCGGAAG ACAAATGGCGACGAATCTTCCGATCAGAACTCGTCGGAAACATCTTCCAACGGCCAACCGACGCAAGCGGGCCTAAACAGGATCAGCGAGTCCAACGAGTCACAGTCGGTTCCAGCAGAGTCCGAACAAGacagcatcagcagcagcagcaacaacagcagcccTGCTACATCCCAAGCCGATAACAAGGAAAACAATCTTCCGTTGGCGCAGGCACCCGACGACGCCGAGGTCTTCCGAGGCCGGAGGGTCAGCCACTTTGACATACCGGCCAAGAAGGT cgtTCCGGTGCGCCGCGATCGATCCGCCTCGATCGGGTCGATTCCGGTCGTGGAGCAGAACCGCACAATGGTCTTCCTGATTGGCCAGACGGATCTGCGGCTGATAAGCCCCGATCGCAAGCAGGTGCTGCTGCACAAGGAGTTCCGCGACGTGGCCAGTTGTGCCCAGGGCCAGAAGAACGCCGACCACTTTGGCATCATCTGCCGGGACATGAACAACGACGGCTACATCGGGTACGTGTTCAAGTGCCAGTCGGAGAACGTCGCGGACGAGATTATCATCGCGATCAGTCAGGCGTTTATGGTGTGCTCGGAGCAGAAGCAAAAGGACAAGGCGACGGCCCAGATCTACTCGTGCGAGCACTGTCCGATGCTGTGGTACCACAAGCTGTGCTCGGACACGGAAGGGTTGAGCGATAAGAAGACGCAGTACATGATCTTCAAGCGAATAGACACCACACTGACGGACGACGAGCAGCGACTGCTGATGGAGAAGTATCACGGAGCGGAAGAAGCTGCCGGGCACAGTCTGGGCGAGCAGAACCAGTTCCTGATGATGCTGTTGAGGGCTCACTGTGAGTCCAAACAGCAGCGCCACGTACACGATACGGCCGAGAACAGGACGGAGTTCTTGAACCAATATCTGGGTGGGAGTGGAATCTTCATGAAGGCGAAACGATCGCTGACGAGTTCGTTTGATCATTTGTTGAAACGCCGTACGAGCAAGGACGACTTCAGCGGTAGCGTCACTTCGATCAAAGATTCCACCTCATCGGGTGATCTGCGAGCTGGCAACGATCTGGAACCCCAGCCAAGATCTCGTGCATCTACCATCGGATCCAGTCCTTCGCTGAGCCGAAAGAACTCGGACTTTGGCGTACCGACTGCAGCACCGCAACTCAAGTCACCCATGATGGATAT CTTCATCAAGGTTGGCAACAGTCCGCGGGAAAACTCCAGCCACGCCGGCTCGTGGCGCCAGGCGATGCTCCATCGGGTCGTAACGCCCTCGAAAAATCTCAAAGTGACCGGCACCGAGTACATGTCTCCGCTGAGAAATCCCCACGTCAGCACCCGGAAGCGAACTCGCGCCGATTTGCGCGAACTGTGGCGTGTGGCCATCAAGCAGACTATCATCCTGAACCGCATGGACAAGGAGAACGCGCGACTCCAAGCGCGCCAGAACCAGATCAAATCGAACGAAATCAAACGCATCAAGCTGGAGTACGACGAGATTTCGAGCTGTGACCAGCAGGCGGTTGAGATCTGGGAGAACTTCTTGAGCGCATCCTCGGTGGAGGCCGTCCACACCCGCAAGGATCCCAAAGTGCTCTACCAAGCGATTAAAAACGGAGTTCCACGCGCCAAACGGGGAGAAATCTGGAAGTTTCTCGCGAATCAGCACTCTTTCAGTACGCCCCCGGTGGACACGGCCGATTTCCCCAACTACAACACTCCGTACCAGACGCTGCTGAAGAATTTGACCGAGCATCAGCACGCGATCTTTATCGATTTGG GACGAACGTTCCCCGATCACAAGTACTACAAGGACGCCCTCGGGGTGGGTCAGCTGTCGCTGTTTAACTTGCTCAAGGCGTACTCTATCCTGGACCCCGAACTTGGCTACTGCCAAGGGTTGGGCTTTATCTGTGCCGTTCTGCTGCTGCAT CTCGAGGAGGCGGACGCGTTCGATCTGCTCAAGCATCTGATGTTCAAGCGGCAGATGCGCGCCAAATATCTGCCCGACATGAAGCAGTTCCAGCTGCAACTGTACCAGCTATCCCGTCTGCTCAAGGACCACATCCCGGAGCTGTACGACTGGTTCGACCAGCACGACATCTCTCCTACACTGTACGCGGCGCCCTGGATCTTGACCGTGTTCAGTTCGCACTTTCCGCTGGGATTCGTGGCCCGGGTGTTTGACCTGCTGTTTTTGGAGTCGTTCGATGTGATATTCAGGTGTGCGATCGCACTGTTGGAGGTCCACAAAGAGCAGCTGCTGCAGCGGGATAACTTTGAGGAAATTATGAACTATTTGAAGACGGTCGTTCCAAAGATCAGCGCCGATGTAATGGAGAAGGTTTTTCGGAATGTGTTCAAGTCCGATTTCTCTCGGCAACTGATCGAATACCAAGTCGAATATAACGTGCTGAAGGAGGAGATGACTTCGCAGAATCAtcacttggaaaattttaaccGCGTGAAGGAGGAAAACCAGCAGTTGGAAACGCAGCTGCAATTTGCTCAATCTAGCTTGGCGCAGCTGGAGAAGACTCGCCAGGCGCAGCAGAACCAAATTCAGAACCTTCAAACGCAGGTTCAAACGCTGGAGAACACCGTTCACACGTTGGTTCGGTTTGTCGAGCATTCAACGGAGAGCAAGCCCGATTACGTGCTACCGAACGAGGTTTGCCGGATCTTGCAGCAGGTTCAGGAACTGCAACCACAGCACGGCCAGCAGAAGAAGCGATCGCCCATTTTTGTCGATCGGAAGATCGGCAAATCGATTTCGTTCAACAGCAATTTGGGCCTGGCACTGAACGTGCTGGAGGAGGCCAACGAGGCGGACAGTGCCAGTGGAACTCCGACCAAGAAGAAGCCATTCTTTCAGAGCTCGTTCGAGCAAATCCGCCAGCAAAAGGCCGGTCTGCGCTTGAACAAACTGGACGAGTGCAACAGTCCGGAGCACGGATCTGCGGATCGGAACGGTGGTGGCGCCGGTATGAAGCTGAACAGTGCCAGCGATGACAGCGGAATCGCCACCCCAATCAGCCCGCAGATGCACGCCCCGTCGACCACCCCGATGGTGGCCGAGTGTAGACCGTTGGTTCCGAGCATGCTCGACATGCACCCGCTCAGCGGCGACGTCAACGTACAGTTCAACGGTACAACCCAGCTCAAATCCATCAAACCACGGGTACAATCGCGACAAAACTCGGTCTCGTCGATCGTGAGTGACCTCGGCGATCTCGCCGGCCAACAACCCGGCTTCATGAACCGCAGTTAA